One stretch of Poecilia reticulata strain Guanapo linkage group LG21, Guppy_female_1.0+MT, whole genome shotgun sequence DNA includes these proteins:
- the rpl7l1 gene encoding 60S ribosomal protein L7-like 1: MLPTACCQPPVKPTGRRRSRSRRNKRDLRMADTESKKVIKLVPEYLLKKRKTYQAIKATQAKLALLEKRKVTKGKPLNFKRLEDFLKESHKKHRDETRIRRNEHRPPAPLPPEKNKLAFAMRIREIRGVSPKVMKVIQIMRLRKIFSGTFIKINKSSMEMMKMVEPYVAWGFPNLKSVRELILKRGHTRIGRRRVSLNNNALIEEHMGKTGIICLEDLIHEIYSVGKSFRAANNFLLPFKLSVPRHAAKDKAGLLKDLGNPGFRATDINSIIRLLN; this comes from the exons ATGCTACCAACAGCTTGTTGCCAACCGCCAGTAAAACcgacaggaagaagaagaagcagaagcagaagaaacaaacGTGACTTAAGAATGGCCGACACTGA GTCAAAGAAGGTGATCAAGTTAGTTCCAGAGTATCTTCTTAAGAAGAGGAAAACATACCAGGCCATCAAGGCCACTCAAGCCAAACTTGCGCTCCTAGAGAAAAGAAAG GTAACGAAAGGCAAACCACTCAATTTCAAGCGTTTGGAGGATTTCTTGAAAGAAAGCCACAAAAAGCACCGAGATGAGACACGCATCCGAAGGAACGAGCACAGGCCCCCGGCCCCTCTGCCGCCCGAAAAAAACAAGCTGGCTTTTGCTATGCGCATCAGAGA GATCAGAGGCGTCAGCCCCAAAGTGATGAAGGTGATCCAGATAATGAGGCTGAGGAAGATCTTCAGCGGTACCTTCATTAAGATAAACAAGAGCTCCATGGAGATGATGAAGATGGTGGAGCCATACGTGGCCTGGGG GTTCCCCAACTTGAAGTCGGTCCGTGAGCTGATTCTGAAGAGAGGCCACACCAGGATCGGCAGGAGGAGGGTTTCCCTCAATAACAATGCCCTCATCGAGGAGCACATGG GTAAAACTGGCATCATCTGCCTGGAGGACCTGATCCACGAAATCTACTCAGTTGGCAAGAGCTTCCGAGCTGCCAACAACTTCCTGTTGCCTTTCAAGCTGTCGGTGCCGCGCCACGCCGCCAAGGATAAAGCCGGACTGCTGAAGGACCTGGGGAACCCCGGCTTCAGAGCCACAGACATCAACTCCATCATCAGACTGCTCAACTAA